A single region of the Anaerostipes rhamnosivorans genome encodes:
- a CDS encoding DUF6512 family protein, which yields MSRNKKFILGGILFTAVVGSLWHFIYDWIGRPEFFWWLFPVSEKVVEHYKLVVFPNLIYGLLMFRYMQGHIRYYWIRLLMGIGFACIAMRVLFDAYTAVLKKDMLGMDLLIFAISVLVSYAFFWKRR from the coding sequence ATGTCAAGAAACAAAAAATTCATTCTCGGTGGAATCCTGTTTACTGCGGTGGTGGGCAGCCTGTGGCATTTTATCTACGACTGGATCGGAAGGCCGGAGTTTTTCTGGTGGCTGTTTCCAGTCAGCGAGAAAGTAGTGGAGCATTATAAGCTGGTGGTTTTTCCAAATCTAATCTATGGGCTTTTGATGTTCCGTTATATGCAGGGACATATCAGGTATTACTGGATCCGTCTGTTGATGGGAATCGGTTTTGCGTGTATAGCCATGAGAGTTCTGTTTGATGCTTATACCGCTGTGCTAAAGAAAGATATGCTGGGCATGGACTTACTGATCTTTGCCATCAGTGTGTTGGTTTCCTATGCGTTCTTCTGGAAAAGAAGATAG
- a CDS encoding dihydroorotate dehydrogenase — protein sequence METKEDKEIWRAIEKHLMEHGFGLIYMIHHIEKHKIYYDFGKEHCFFVVET from the coding sequence GTGGAAACAAAGGAAGACAAAGAAATATGGAGAGCCATAGAGAAGCATCTGATGGAACATGGCTTTGGACTTATTTATATGATTCATCATATAGAAAAACATAAGATTTATTATGACTTTGGAAAAGAACATTGCTTTTTTGTGGTCGAGACATAG
- a CDS encoding DUF4250 domain-containing protein has protein sequence MLPKDPVILLSYINTQLRDYYDSFEELCKSLCENPEEISTKLSGIGYEYHSETNQFR, from the coding sequence ATGTTGCCGAAGGATCCGGTTATTTTATTAAGTTACATCAACACTCAGCTCAGGGATTATTATGACAGCTTTGAAGAGCTGTGCAAAAGTCTCTGCGAGAACCCGGAAGAGATCAGTACAAAACTTTCTGGGATCGGATATGAATACCATTCGGAAACAAACCAGTTCAGATAA